A genomic segment from Triplophysa dalaica isolate WHDGS20190420 chromosome 22, ASM1584641v1, whole genome shotgun sequence encodes:
- the erg gene encoding transcriptional regulator ERG isoform X1, giving the protein MASTIKEALSVVSEDQSLYECTYRESDGETEMTASASSEFISPKVQHDWSAPPTGRVTVKMECGAGAEQVNGSRSSADCNVGKGKVSSGPNVPVTFNNYMEDKHVPPMSTNERRVIIPADPSVWSTDHVQQWLDWAVKEYSLPDVNVCLFHSVDGKRLCKMSRDELQHLTGIYTADVLLSHLHYLRETPLPHLTSDDVDKALQNSPRLMHARNTGGASFIFPNASIYPSDAPRCQSRADFSYDAVRRSVWPQTLSASKVSQSSAAVMTKVEEHRGQLDLYQILGPTSSRLANPGSGQIQLWQFLLELLSDSSNSSCITWEGTNGEFKMTDPDEVARRWGARKSKPNMNYDKLSRALRYYYDKNIMTKVHGKRYAYKFDFHSIAQALQPHPPESPVYKYPTDLPYISSYQPQKINFMSPQTMPVASSAFFAAPSPYWNSPAPGIYPTPRHPPAHMGSYY; this is encoded by the exons ATGGCCAGCACCATCAAG GAGGCGCTGTCAGTGGTGAGTGAGGATCAGTCTTTATATGAGTGCACATACAGAGAGTCTGATGGTGAGACAGAGATGACGGCTTCAGCGTCCAGTGAATTCATCAGTCCCAAAGTTCAGCATGATTGGTCGGCTCCGCCCACTGGACGTGTCACGGTGAAGATGGAGTGCGGTGCAGGAGCGGAGCAGGTGAACGGCTCCAG aagtTCTGCAGATTGTAATGTAGGTAAAGGAAAAGTCTCTTCTGGTCCAAATGTTCCAGTGACCTTCAATAACTACATGGAGGACAAACATGTGCCACCCATGAGCACCAATGAACGCAGAGTTATTATAcctgcag atccCAGCGTGTGGTCCACAGATCACGTGCAGCAGTGGTTGGATTGGGCCGTGAAGGAATATTCTCTTCCAGACGTGAACGTGTGTCTGTTTCACAGCGTGGATGGGAAGCGGTTGTGTAAGATGAGCAGAGACGAGCTTCAGCATCTCACCGGCATCTACACGGCTGATGTTCTTCTCTCTCATCTGCACTACctcagagaga CTCCTCTTCCTCACTTGACCTCAGATGATGTTGACAAAGCCTTGCAAAACTCTCCACGGTTAATGCATGCGCGCAATACAG GAGGAGCAAGTTTTATTTTCCCAAACGCCTCCATTTATCCGTCAGACGCTCCCCGATGTCAAAGCAGAGCAG ACTTCAGTTATGATGCTGTCCGCCGCTCTGTGTGGCCTCAAACACTGTCTGCATCTAAAG TTTCTCAGAGTTCTGCTGCTGTTATGACCAAAGTTGAAGAGCACAGAGGCCAGCtag ATCTGTATCAGATTTTGGGACCCACCAGTAGCAGATTGGCCAATCCAG gttCTGGTCAGATCCAGTTGTGGCAGTTCCTCCTGGAGCTTCTGTCCGACAGCTCTAACTCGTCCTGCATCACATGGGAGGGCACCAACGGAGAGTTTAAGATGACCGACCCGGACGAGGTGGCCCGACGCTGGGGCGCGAGGAAAAGCAAACCCAACATGAACTATGACAAGTTGAGTCGAGCTCTGCGCTACTACTATGACAAAAACATCATGACCAAAGTGCACGGCAAACGCTACGCTTATAAGTTTGACTTCCACAGCATCGCGCAGGCCCTGCAGCCCCACCCTCCAGAGTCGCCAGTCTACAAATACCCGACGGATCTGCCCTACATCAGCTCATACCAGCCTCAGAAGATCAACTTCATGTCTCCTCAGACGATGCCTGTCGCCTCCTCCGCTTTCTTTGCGGCCCCGAGCCCTTACTGGAACTCCCCCGCGCCGGGCATCTACCCCACCCCCCGCCACCCCCCCGCTCACATGGGCTCCTACTACTAA
- the erg gene encoding transcriptional regulator ERG isoform X2 — translation MASTIKEALSVVSEDQSLYECTYRESDGETEMTASASSEFISPKVQHDWSAPPTGRVTVKMECGAGAEQVNGSRSSADCNVGKGKVSSGPNVPVTFNNYMEDKHVPPMSTNERRVIIPADPSVWSTDHVQQWLDWAVKEYSLPDVNVCLFHSVDGKRLCKMSRDELQHLTGIYTADVLLSHLHYLRETPLPHLTSDDVDKALQNSPRLMHARNTDFSYDAVRRSVWPQTLSASKVSQSSAAVMTKVEEHRGQLDLYQILGPTSSRLANPGSGQIQLWQFLLELLSDSSNSSCITWEGTNGEFKMTDPDEVARRWGARKSKPNMNYDKLSRALRYYYDKNIMTKVHGKRYAYKFDFHSIAQALQPHPPESPVYKYPTDLPYISSYQPQKINFMSPQTMPVASSAFFAAPSPYWNSPAPGIYPTPRHPPAHMGSYY, via the exons ATGGCCAGCACCATCAAG GAGGCGCTGTCAGTGGTGAGTGAGGATCAGTCTTTATATGAGTGCACATACAGAGAGTCTGATGGTGAGACAGAGATGACGGCTTCAGCGTCCAGTGAATTCATCAGTCCCAAAGTTCAGCATGATTGGTCGGCTCCGCCCACTGGACGTGTCACGGTGAAGATGGAGTGCGGTGCAGGAGCGGAGCAGGTGAACGGCTCCAG aagtTCTGCAGATTGTAATGTAGGTAAAGGAAAAGTCTCTTCTGGTCCAAATGTTCCAGTGACCTTCAATAACTACATGGAGGACAAACATGTGCCACCCATGAGCACCAATGAACGCAGAGTTATTATAcctgcag atccCAGCGTGTGGTCCACAGATCACGTGCAGCAGTGGTTGGATTGGGCCGTGAAGGAATATTCTCTTCCAGACGTGAACGTGTGTCTGTTTCACAGCGTGGATGGGAAGCGGTTGTGTAAGATGAGCAGAGACGAGCTTCAGCATCTCACCGGCATCTACACGGCTGATGTTCTTCTCTCTCATCTGCACTACctcagagaga CTCCTCTTCCTCACTTGACCTCAGATGATGTTGACAAAGCCTTGCAAAACTCTCCACGGTTAATGCATGCGCGCAATACAG ACTTCAGTTATGATGCTGTCCGCCGCTCTGTGTGGCCTCAAACACTGTCTGCATCTAAAG TTTCTCAGAGTTCTGCTGCTGTTATGACCAAAGTTGAAGAGCACAGAGGCCAGCtag ATCTGTATCAGATTTTGGGACCCACCAGTAGCAGATTGGCCAATCCAG gttCTGGTCAGATCCAGTTGTGGCAGTTCCTCCTGGAGCTTCTGTCCGACAGCTCTAACTCGTCCTGCATCACATGGGAGGGCACCAACGGAGAGTTTAAGATGACCGACCCGGACGAGGTGGCCCGACGCTGGGGCGCGAGGAAAAGCAAACCCAACATGAACTATGACAAGTTGAGTCGAGCTCTGCGCTACTACTATGACAAAAACATCATGACCAAAGTGCACGGCAAACGCTACGCTTATAAGTTTGACTTCCACAGCATCGCGCAGGCCCTGCAGCCCCACCCTCCAGAGTCGCCAGTCTACAAATACCCGACGGATCTGCCCTACATCAGCTCATACCAGCCTCAGAAGATCAACTTCATGTCTCCTCAGACGATGCCTGTCGCCTCCTCCGCTTTCTTTGCGGCCCCGAGCCCTTACTGGAACTCCCCCGCGCCGGGCATCTACCCCACCCCCCGCCACCCCCCCGCTCACATGGGCTCCTACTACTAA
- the erg gene encoding transcriptional regulator ERG isoform X5 produces MASTIKEALSVVSEDQSLYECTYRESDGETEMTASASSEFISPKVQHDWSAPPTGRVTVKMECGAGAEQVNGSRSSADCNVGKGKVSSGPNVPVTFNNYMEDKHVPPMSTNERRVIIPADPSVWSTDHVQQWLDWAVKEYSLPDVNVCLFHSVDGKRLCKMSRDELQHLTGIYTADVLLSHLHYLRENFSYDAVRRSVWPQTLSASKVSQSSAAVMTKVEEHRGQLDLYQILGPTSSRLANPGSGQIQLWQFLLELLSDSSNSSCITWEGTNGEFKMTDPDEVARRWGARKSKPNMNYDKLSRALRYYYDKNIMTKVHGKRYAYKFDFHSIAQALQPHPPESPVYKYPTDLPYISSYQPQKINFMSPQTMPVASSAFFAAPSPYWNSPAPGIYPTPRHPPAHMGSYY; encoded by the exons ATGGCCAGCACCATCAAG GAGGCGCTGTCAGTGGTGAGTGAGGATCAGTCTTTATATGAGTGCACATACAGAGAGTCTGATGGTGAGACAGAGATGACGGCTTCAGCGTCCAGTGAATTCATCAGTCCCAAAGTTCAGCATGATTGGTCGGCTCCGCCCACTGGACGTGTCACGGTGAAGATGGAGTGCGGTGCAGGAGCGGAGCAGGTGAACGGCTCCAG aagtTCTGCAGATTGTAATGTAGGTAAAGGAAAAGTCTCTTCTGGTCCAAATGTTCCAGTGACCTTCAATAACTACATGGAGGACAAACATGTGCCACCCATGAGCACCAATGAACGCAGAGTTATTATAcctgcag atccCAGCGTGTGGTCCACAGATCACGTGCAGCAGTGGTTGGATTGGGCCGTGAAGGAATATTCTCTTCCAGACGTGAACGTGTGTCTGTTTCACAGCGTGGATGGGAAGCGGTTGTGTAAGATGAGCAGAGACGAGCTTCAGCATCTCACCGGCATCTACACGGCTGATGTTCTTCTCTCTCATCTGCACTACctcagagaga ACTTCAGTTATGATGCTGTCCGCCGCTCTGTGTGGCCTCAAACACTGTCTGCATCTAAAG TTTCTCAGAGTTCTGCTGCTGTTATGACCAAAGTTGAAGAGCACAGAGGCCAGCtag ATCTGTATCAGATTTTGGGACCCACCAGTAGCAGATTGGCCAATCCAG gttCTGGTCAGATCCAGTTGTGGCAGTTCCTCCTGGAGCTTCTGTCCGACAGCTCTAACTCGTCCTGCATCACATGGGAGGGCACCAACGGAGAGTTTAAGATGACCGACCCGGACGAGGTGGCCCGACGCTGGGGCGCGAGGAAAAGCAAACCCAACATGAACTATGACAAGTTGAGTCGAGCTCTGCGCTACTACTATGACAAAAACATCATGACCAAAGTGCACGGCAAACGCTACGCTTATAAGTTTGACTTCCACAGCATCGCGCAGGCCCTGCAGCCCCACCCTCCAGAGTCGCCAGTCTACAAATACCCGACGGATCTGCCCTACATCAGCTCATACCAGCCTCAGAAGATCAACTTCATGTCTCCTCAGACGATGCCTGTCGCCTCCTCCGCTTTCTTTGCGGCCCCGAGCCCTTACTGGAACTCCCCCGCGCCGGGCATCTACCCCACCCCCCGCCACCCCCCCGCTCACATGGGCTCCTACTACTAA
- the erg gene encoding transcriptional regulator ERG isoform X3 — protein sequence MASTIKEALSVVSEDQSLYECTYRESDGETEMTASASSEFISPKVQHDWSAPPTGRVTVKMECGAGAEQVNGSRSSADCNVGKGKVSSGPNVPVTFNNYMEDKHVPPMSTNERRVIIPADPSVWSTDHVQQWLDWAVKEYSLPDVNVCLFHSVDGKRLCKMSRDELQHLTGIYTADVLLSHLHYLRERGASFIFPNASIYPSDAPRCQSRADFSYDAVRRSVWPQTLSASKVSQSSAAVMTKVEEHRGQLDLYQILGPTSSRLANPGSGQIQLWQFLLELLSDSSNSSCITWEGTNGEFKMTDPDEVARRWGARKSKPNMNYDKLSRALRYYYDKNIMTKVHGKRYAYKFDFHSIAQALQPHPPESPVYKYPTDLPYISSYQPQKINFMSPQTMPVASSAFFAAPSPYWNSPAPGIYPTPRHPPAHMGSYY from the exons ATGGCCAGCACCATCAAG GAGGCGCTGTCAGTGGTGAGTGAGGATCAGTCTTTATATGAGTGCACATACAGAGAGTCTGATGGTGAGACAGAGATGACGGCTTCAGCGTCCAGTGAATTCATCAGTCCCAAAGTTCAGCATGATTGGTCGGCTCCGCCCACTGGACGTGTCACGGTGAAGATGGAGTGCGGTGCAGGAGCGGAGCAGGTGAACGGCTCCAG aagtTCTGCAGATTGTAATGTAGGTAAAGGAAAAGTCTCTTCTGGTCCAAATGTTCCAGTGACCTTCAATAACTACATGGAGGACAAACATGTGCCACCCATGAGCACCAATGAACGCAGAGTTATTATAcctgcag atccCAGCGTGTGGTCCACAGATCACGTGCAGCAGTGGTTGGATTGGGCCGTGAAGGAATATTCTCTTCCAGACGTGAACGTGTGTCTGTTTCACAGCGTGGATGGGAAGCGGTTGTGTAAGATGAGCAGAGACGAGCTTCAGCATCTCACCGGCATCTACACGGCTGATGTTCTTCTCTCTCATCTGCACTACctcagagaga GAGGAGCAAGTTTTATTTTCCCAAACGCCTCCATTTATCCGTCAGACGCTCCCCGATGTCAAAGCAGAGCAG ACTTCAGTTATGATGCTGTCCGCCGCTCTGTGTGGCCTCAAACACTGTCTGCATCTAAAG TTTCTCAGAGTTCTGCTGCTGTTATGACCAAAGTTGAAGAGCACAGAGGCCAGCtag ATCTGTATCAGATTTTGGGACCCACCAGTAGCAGATTGGCCAATCCAG gttCTGGTCAGATCCAGTTGTGGCAGTTCCTCCTGGAGCTTCTGTCCGACAGCTCTAACTCGTCCTGCATCACATGGGAGGGCACCAACGGAGAGTTTAAGATGACCGACCCGGACGAGGTGGCCCGACGCTGGGGCGCGAGGAAAAGCAAACCCAACATGAACTATGACAAGTTGAGTCGAGCTCTGCGCTACTACTATGACAAAAACATCATGACCAAAGTGCACGGCAAACGCTACGCTTATAAGTTTGACTTCCACAGCATCGCGCAGGCCCTGCAGCCCCACCCTCCAGAGTCGCCAGTCTACAAATACCCGACGGATCTGCCCTACATCAGCTCATACCAGCCTCAGAAGATCAACTTCATGTCTCCTCAGACGATGCCTGTCGCCTCCTCCGCTTTCTTTGCGGCCCCGAGCCCTTACTGGAACTCCCCCGCGCCGGGCATCTACCCCACCCCCCGCCACCCCCCCGCTCACATGGGCTCCTACTACTAA
- the erg gene encoding transcriptional regulator ERG isoform X4, with product MTASASSEFISPKVQHDWSAPPTGRVTVKMECGAGAEQVNGSRSSADCNVGKGKVSSGPNVPVTFNNYMEDKHVPPMSTNERRVIIPADPSVWSTDHVQQWLDWAVKEYSLPDVNVCLFHSVDGKRLCKMSRDELQHLTGIYTADVLLSHLHYLRETPLPHLTSDDVDKALQNSPRLMHARNTGGASFIFPNASIYPSDAPRCQSRADFSYDAVRRSVWPQTLSASKVSQSSAAVMTKVEEHRGQLDLYQILGPTSSRLANPGSGQIQLWQFLLELLSDSSNSSCITWEGTNGEFKMTDPDEVARRWGARKSKPNMNYDKLSRALRYYYDKNIMTKVHGKRYAYKFDFHSIAQALQPHPPESPVYKYPTDLPYISSYQPQKINFMSPQTMPVASSAFFAAPSPYWNSPAPGIYPTPRHPPAHMGSYY from the exons ATGACGGCTTCAGCGTCCAGTGAATTCATCAGTCCCAAAGTTCAGCATGATTGGTCGGCTCCGCCCACTGGACGTGTCACGGTGAAGATGGAGTGCGGTGCAGGAGCGGAGCAGGTGAACGGCTCCAG aagtTCTGCAGATTGTAATGTAGGTAAAGGAAAAGTCTCTTCTGGTCCAAATGTTCCAGTGACCTTCAATAACTACATGGAGGACAAACATGTGCCACCCATGAGCACCAATGAACGCAGAGTTATTATAcctgcag atccCAGCGTGTGGTCCACAGATCACGTGCAGCAGTGGTTGGATTGGGCCGTGAAGGAATATTCTCTTCCAGACGTGAACGTGTGTCTGTTTCACAGCGTGGATGGGAAGCGGTTGTGTAAGATGAGCAGAGACGAGCTTCAGCATCTCACCGGCATCTACACGGCTGATGTTCTTCTCTCTCATCTGCACTACctcagagaga CTCCTCTTCCTCACTTGACCTCAGATGATGTTGACAAAGCCTTGCAAAACTCTCCACGGTTAATGCATGCGCGCAATACAG GAGGAGCAAGTTTTATTTTCCCAAACGCCTCCATTTATCCGTCAGACGCTCCCCGATGTCAAAGCAGAGCAG ACTTCAGTTATGATGCTGTCCGCCGCTCTGTGTGGCCTCAAACACTGTCTGCATCTAAAG TTTCTCAGAGTTCTGCTGCTGTTATGACCAAAGTTGAAGAGCACAGAGGCCAGCtag ATCTGTATCAGATTTTGGGACCCACCAGTAGCAGATTGGCCAATCCAG gttCTGGTCAGATCCAGTTGTGGCAGTTCCTCCTGGAGCTTCTGTCCGACAGCTCTAACTCGTCCTGCATCACATGGGAGGGCACCAACGGAGAGTTTAAGATGACCGACCCGGACGAGGTGGCCCGACGCTGGGGCGCGAGGAAAAGCAAACCCAACATGAACTATGACAAGTTGAGTCGAGCTCTGCGCTACTACTATGACAAAAACATCATGACCAAAGTGCACGGCAAACGCTACGCTTATAAGTTTGACTTCCACAGCATCGCGCAGGCCCTGCAGCCCCACCCTCCAGAGTCGCCAGTCTACAAATACCCGACGGATCTGCCCTACATCAGCTCATACCAGCCTCAGAAGATCAACTTCATGTCTCCTCAGACGATGCCTGTCGCCTCCTCCGCTTTCTTTGCGGCCCCGAGCCCTTACTGGAACTCCCCCGCGCCGGGCATCTACCCCACCCCCCGCCACCCCCCCGCTCACATGGGCTCCTACTACTAA